In a genomic window of Mucilaginibacter sp. KACC 22063:
- a CDS encoding sensor histidine kinase, which yields MNETQGKMGDDRGLELNKKTIYYHAVGWALFITYELVAVKFLSKRPSSAPDLILHYILNASLFYLNALYVLPHAYRSKSFFQYRIVVAMLLVIIGYNSINFCLNALQTRLSILTAFPVSQLITFVAASTWRCIYFLLLSSAYWLAVHVYWSRVKIDLLYEEQLLSKTRELELQQQVIVNENAFLKAQINPHFLFNTLNFIYNIVSDLSDDAGEAVLLLADISRYSLKTTDQYGKQSLKEEIQQVENMVKLVQLRYDQILNINLVKKISSGDIAIPPLLLVTLVENVFKYGALKTEPAEILIEATRSNFFFRTCNAVASGIQTESNGIGLSNTRLRLEKSYPGRHSIQIKNDGQNFILELSIALQDADMFHIR from the coding sequence GAAACACAGGGTAAAATGGGAGATGATCGTGGTTTGGAACTCAACAAAAAAACGATTTATTATCACGCTGTGGGATGGGCGTTATTCATCACTTATGAATTGGTAGCAGTAAAGTTTTTGTCTAAAAGGCCATCTTCAGCGCCGGATCTCATCCTGCATTATATATTAAATGCAAGCTTATTCTATCTCAATGCCTTGTACGTTCTTCCGCATGCGTATCGTTCAAAATCCTTTTTTCAATACCGTATTGTGGTTGCAATGTTACTCGTGATCATCGGCTACAACAGTATCAACTTTTGTTTGAATGCACTGCAAACCCGGCTTAGTATCCTTACAGCCTTTCCCGTTTCCCAGTTGATTACCTTCGTAGCTGCCAGTACATGGAGATGTATCTATTTTTTGCTGCTAAGCTCTGCATACTGGCTGGCAGTGCACGTTTACTGGTCTCGTGTTAAGATAGATCTGTTATACGAAGAACAATTATTATCTAAAACACGGGAGTTAGAATTACAGCAACAAGTAATTGTTAACGAGAATGCATTTTTAAAAGCACAGATCAATCCGCATTTTCTGTTCAATACCTTAAATTTTATTTACAACATTGTGAGTGACCTGTCTGATGATGCAGGGGAAGCTGTATTACTGTTGGCAGATATCAGCAGGTATTCTTTAAAAACCACTGATCAGTACGGCAAACAATCTCTAAAAGAAGAAATTCAACAAGTAGAAAATATGGTCAAGCTGGTGCAATTACGCTATGATCAAATATTGAACATCAATCTTGTCAAAAAAATTTCTTCTGGTGATATTGCTATACCACCACTATTGCTGGTTACGCTGGTAGAAAATGTTTTTAAGTATGGCGCGCTGAAAACAGAACCAGCAGAGATACTGATTGAAGCTACTCGCTCAAATTTCTTTTTTCGGACATGCAACGCAGTAGCATCCGGCATTCAGACGGAGAGTAATGGCATTGGTTTATCTAATACGCGTTTGAGGCTGGAAAAATCTTACCCGGGACGACATTCCATTCAAATAAAAAACGACGGTCAAAACTTTATTCTCGAATTGTCTATCGCACTGCAGGATGCTGACATGTTTCATATTAGATGA
- a CDS encoding LytR/AlgR family response regulator transcription factor → MLTCFILDDEQHAIDVLRKYIERTAGIDLAGYETEPLIALKLITQLQPDVLFLDIHMPAMNGLEFMNKLNIDIRIVFTTGNPNHAVDAYNREVDDFLLKPISYDRFKTCVERLATKVNQSALPSPPFNFFYIQGDMKSKIIKISTDDLQYVQSLNNYVILYHRDEKVITYLTMKEIERYLPTDQFSRIHKSYLINDRKIKTIESGHVILFGQPPTALPIGVKYREPFFSKIRKNTLRRGDMGNTA, encoded by the coding sequence ATGCTGACATGTTTCATATTAGATGATGAGCAACATGCGATCGATGTGCTAAGGAAGTATATCGAAAGAACCGCCGGCATAGACTTGGCCGGTTATGAGACCGAACCTCTTATTGCGTTAAAACTGATTACACAGCTTCAGCCCGATGTATTGTTCCTTGATATTCACATGCCGGCCATGAACGGACTTGAATTTATGAATAAACTTAACATCGACATCAGGATTGTCTTTACAACCGGCAACCCTAATCATGCGGTAGACGCTTATAATCGGGAAGTGGACGATTTTTTACTGAAACCCATTTCTTATGATCGTTTTAAAACATGTGTCGAAAGGCTGGCAACTAAAGTTAATCAATCCGCCCTTCCCTCTCCCCCATTTAATTTTTTTTATATCCAGGGAGACATGAAATCCAAAATCATTAAAATCAGTACTGATGACCTGCAATATGTTCAGAGCCTGAACAATTATGTTATTCTTTATCATCGCGATGAGAAGGTTATTACTTATCTGACGATGAAAGAAATCGAACGCTATCTGCCCACTGATCAGTTTTCGCGCATCCATAAATCATACCTGATTAATGACAGAAAAATTAAAACTATCGAATCAGGCCATGTCATCCTTTTTGGACAGCCGCCTACCGCTCTCCCAATTGGAGTTAAATATCGCGAACCTTTTTTTTCAAAGATCAGAAAGAATACCCTTCGACGTGGGGATATGGGAAATACAGCTTAA
- a CDS encoding LytR/AlgR family response regulator transcription factor: MLGCFVVDDEPMAVKKMCDYIEKTPGFKVIGSSMDPVIAALEIQRLKPDVIFSDIEMPELSGLELARISGQMPFVIFVTGHPDHALSAFHQNAFAYLLKPVSYSRFLETVQRINQFSINNDQIASDTLFIKSGGKGRIESIRISEILYLESNENYTTVVTVNDRIEAYMKISEMTDLLPAQSFTRVHRSFIIQHSFVKSIMLQSVILKDETHIPLGESYKSAFMEKIKPLMVVSTRTKQ, translated from the coding sequence ATGTTAGGTTGTTTTGTTGTTGATGATGAGCCAATGGCTGTTAAGAAAATGTGCGATTACATTGAAAAAACGCCAGGATTCAAAGTGATAGGCAGTAGTATGGATCCTGTAATCGCGGCGCTCGAAATTCAGCGTTTAAAGCCGGATGTAATCTTTTCTGATATAGAAATGCCTGAACTGAGTGGACTTGAACTTGCCCGGATCAGTGGTCAAATGCCTTTTGTCATCTTCGTGACGGGGCATCCGGATCATGCCTTGTCAGCATTTCATCAAAATGCGTTTGCTTATTTGCTGAAGCCTGTTTCTTACAGCCGTTTCCTTGAAACGGTTCAACGTATCAATCAATTCAGTATCAACAATGATCAGATTGCTTCCGATACGCTGTTTATTAAAAGCGGCGGTAAAGGCCGTATAGAGAGCATCAGAATCAGCGAAATTCTTTATCTGGAAAGCAACGAAAACTACACCACTGTTGTCACCGTCAATGACCGGATTGAAGCTTATATGAAAATTAGTGAAATGACCGATCTGCTACCTGCACAGTCTTTTACACGTGTTCACCGCTCATTTATCATACAACATTCTTTTGTGAAAAGCATTATGCTACAGTCGGTAATTCTGAAAGACGAAACCCATATTCCTTTGGGTGAATCCTATAAATCTGCCTTTATGGAAAAAATTAAGCCCTTAATGGTGGTATCTACCCGTACGAAACAGTAG
- a CDS encoding alpha-L-rhamnosidase-related protein — protein MDPVEAGQTCLDKDAPQNLSDREASMRGFLVVMLPLIIILFFAYSPVLLAQPVVGPAHWISATEDNVDKPNSWIAFRKDVVLTTQPASLTAVIAADTKYWLWINGRLVVFEGGLKRGPNPRDTYFDQVELGPYLKKGNNKIAVLLWHFGKSGFSHVNSGRAGLLFAASSNAVHIYSDKSWICRLHPAYGTADKPDPNYRLAESNILFDARKDIPGWQTTSLNNLNGFMAAKEIGHPGDAPWNQLVKRPIPQWKDFGIKQVSFKRIKGKSVDTIVAKLPYNMQMTPVISVSDTEGGRLIHINTDHSKAGGTDNLRAEYITKKGDQEYESYGWLNGEHMLLTLPSDMEVKAFKYHETGYDAEATGTFNCSDEFYNLFWKKARRTLYLNMRDNYFDCPDRERAQWWGDAVLLMGESFYTYSTSTHALMRKAISELVDWQRPSGVLFSPIPGNFNTELPDQMLTSIGDYGFWNYYMNTGDRQLIAKVYPSVKKYLALWKTDETGLTELRKGDWLWGDWGDDKDLRLILAGWHYLALDAASKMADLNGFTEDAANYRKIMQQVKSGFNQCWNGHAYRHPSYNGATDDRAQALAVLTGIADTSKYAELFNTFQKEFHASPYMEKYVMEALFVMGKGSYALERTKLRFAEMVNNPDYTTLFEGWGIGEHGFGGGTTNHAWSGGAQIVIAQNLFGIKPLQAGYKTFLIEPNPATFKSGSIRIPTVKGMVSAAFQNDSKGFKLGITVPAGSKAIVKLPVGAKVLLNGKSMNSVWDRQADPTNKSRFTSLILTPGNYKIERSLALE, from the coding sequence ATGGATCCGGTTGAGGCCGGACAAACCTGCCTTGACAAGGACGCACCTCAAAACTTAAGTGACAGGGAAGCGTCCATGCGCGGGTTTTTGGTTGTTATGCTGCCCTTGATTATAATCCTTTTTTTCGCTTATTCCCCTGTATTGCTTGCTCAACCTGTAGTTGGACCCGCACATTGGATATCTGCTACCGAAGATAATGTTGACAAACCAAATAGCTGGATTGCCTTTCGCAAGGATGTTGTGTTAACTACCCAACCGGCATCCCTTACTGCTGTGATAGCTGCTGATACCAAGTACTGGCTATGGATTAACGGAAGGCTGGTTGTTTTTGAGGGCGGGCTTAAACGGGGACCTAATCCTCGTGATACCTATTTCGATCAAGTCGAATTAGGGCCTTACCTAAAAAAGGGAAATAACAAGATTGCGGTTTTATTGTGGCATTTTGGTAAAAGTGGATTTTCACATGTTAATAGCGGGCGCGCCGGATTGTTATTTGCGGCGAGTAGTAATGCAGTGCATATTTACAGCGATAAAAGTTGGATTTGCCGGCTTCATCCAGCTTATGGTACTGCCGACAAGCCCGATCCAAACTATCGCCTTGCAGAATCAAATATTTTGTTTGATGCACGCAAAGACATACCAGGCTGGCAAACAACGTCTTTAAATAATCTAAATGGGTTCATGGCTGCCAAAGAAATCGGCCATCCCGGTGACGCACCCTGGAATCAACTGGTTAAGCGTCCCATTCCCCAATGGAAAGATTTTGGTATTAAACAGGTAAGCTTTAAACGCATTAAAGGTAAAAGTGTAGACACCATTGTTGCCAAGCTGCCTTATAACATGCAAATGACGCCGGTTATTTCGGTCAGTGATACAGAAGGCGGCCGTTTAATACACATTAATACCGACCATAGTAAGGCCGGAGGAACGGATAACTTACGCGCTGAATATATAACAAAGAAAGGCGATCAGGAATACGAATCATACGGCTGGTTGAACGGTGAGCATATGCTGCTTACCCTTCCTTCTGATATGGAGGTAAAGGCCTTTAAATACCACGAGACAGGCTATGATGCAGAAGCTACGGGAACATTTAACTGCAGTGACGAATTCTATAATTTGTTTTGGAAGAAAGCGAGGCGAACCCTGTACCTCAATATGCGGGATAATTATTTCGACTGTCCCGATCGGGAACGGGCGCAATGGTGGGGTGATGCTGTATTGCTGATGGGCGAAAGTTTTTATACTTATTCAACGTCAACCCATGCCTTAATGCGTAAAGCGATTTCCGAACTGGTGGACTGGCAACGGCCAAGTGGTGTGTTATTTTCACCAATCCCGGGAAACTTCAATACAGAGCTGCCTGATCAGATGCTGACCAGTATTGGCGATTACGGATTCTGGAACTATTACATGAATACCGGCGACCGCCAATTAATAGCAAAGGTTTATCCATCGGTAAAAAAGTACCTTGCCTTATGGAAAACTGATGAAACGGGCTTAACCGAATTGAGAAAAGGGGATTGGTTGTGGGGAGACTGGGGTGATGATAAAGATCTAAGATTGATATTAGCTGGTTGGCATTACCTGGCATTGGATGCCGCATCTAAAATGGCAGATTTGAATGGCTTCACTGAAGATGCCGCTAATTACCGTAAGATTATGCAACAGGTAAAAAGTGGTTTTAACCAATGCTGGAACGGGCATGCCTACCGTCATCCATCTTATAACGGTGCAACAGATGACAGGGCGCAGGCCTTAGCCGTACTTACCGGTATTGCAGATACTTCTAAATACGCCGAACTGTTTAATACCTTCCAAAAAGAATTTCATGCCAGTCCGTATATGGAGAAGTACGTCATGGAGGCTTTATTTGTTATGGGCAAGGGCAGTTACGCTTTAGAAAGAACAAAACTGCGTTTTGCAGAAATGGTAAATAACCCTGATTACACCACCCTGTTTGAAGGCTGGGGCATTGGAGAACATGGCTTTGGCGGCGGCACTACCAATCATGCCTGGAGCGGTGGCGCACAGATTGTAATTGCTCAAAATCTTTTTGGTATTAAACCACTGCAAGCGGGCTATAAAACTTTCCTGATAGAACCCAACCCGGCAACATTTAAGTCCGGCTCCATTCGCATACCTACAGTAAAAGGTATGGTTAGTGCGGCTTTTCAGAATGATTCAAAGGGTTTTAAGTTAGGGATTACTGTTCCGGCCGGTTCCAAAGCAATAGTGAAATTACCAGTTGGGGCTAAAGTTTTATTGAATGGTAAATCTATGAACAGCGTTTGGGATCGTCAGGCTGATCCAACTAATAAAAGCCGTTTTACAAGCCTAATCCTTACTCCGGGTAATTATAAGATTGAAAGATCATTAGCATTAGAATAG
- a CDS encoding helix-turn-helix transcriptional regulator: MYAEQEQNVPDILIRLAERLGTKLKHGRLDIPEKFGRGYCAGFVFNAHIRLLISNYELHEDIVVENPERNPFKKTIFFKFQHVFPKTEPVAMPAVLIGTSRINTDEVIAVHSNAGVINIEVDADYLNGLFDLPERHTVLQSLLDNKQPLLFEQVINPALQPIVDVLVEQAVDDKFKLFFLRIKTEELICHLLMALEARDSQHLYSLNNRDIGAIYRLRGQLLNRLADPPVIADLAAAAHMSPSKLKRLFKQIFGDSIFTYYQALRMKEAARLLREEKLSVKETGYRLGFTNLSHFTRVFDQHIGVKPKKYSVLQSPVAGLYLN, translated from the coding sequence ATGTATGCAGAACAAGAGCAGAATGTACCGGACATTTTGATCCGGCTGGCGGAGCGGTTAGGAACGAAGTTAAAACACGGCCGGCTGGATATTCCTGAAAAATTTGGCCGTGGTTATTGCGCAGGTTTTGTATTTAACGCGCATATCCGCCTGCTCATCAGTAATTATGAACTGCATGAGGATATCGTAGTGGAGAATCCGGAAAGAAATCCTTTTAAAAAAACGATCTTTTTCAAGTTTCAGCATGTGTTTCCAAAAACGGAACCTGTTGCCATGCCTGCTGTGCTGATCGGCACCAGCCGTATCAATACGGATGAGGTTATTGCTGTACATAGTAATGCCGGGGTGATCAATATTGAAGTTGATGCAGATTACCTGAACGGGTTGTTCGACCTGCCCGAAAGGCACACCGTTCTGCAAAGCCTGCTCGATAACAAACAACCGTTGTTGTTTGAACAGGTGATCAATCCTGCCTTGCAGCCAATTGTTGATGTGCTTGTTGAGCAGGCGGTAGACGATAAATTCAAACTGTTCTTCCTTCGCATTAAAACCGAAGAACTGATCTGTCATTTGCTCATGGCGCTGGAAGCACGGGACAGCCAGCACCTGTATTCTTTAAATAACAGGGATATCGGGGCTATTTACCGGCTCAGGGGCCAATTGCTGAACCGCCTGGCTGATCCGCCGGTAATCGCTGATCTGGCGGCTGCCGCCCATATGAGCCCTTCGAAATTGAAGCGTCTCTTCAAACAGATCTTTGGCGACAGTATCTTTACTTATTACCAGGCATTGCGGATGAAAGAGGCCGCACGACTGCTGCGCGAAGAAAAGCTATCGGTAAAAGAAACAGGCTATCGGCTGGGTTTTACTAATTTGAGCCACTTTACACGAGTCTTTGACCAGCACATAGGCGTTAAGCCTAAGAAATATTCAGTCTTGCAGAGTCCAGTTGCCGGGTTGTATTTAAATTGA
- a CDS encoding NAD-dependent epimerase/dehydratase family protein has product MLDQQNQNTLKVLITGATGKIGSRLTPRLLQWGYTIRALVRDAGGASALRSIGVETVTGNLLDPDSLKNAVQGMDVVIHLATFYQGATEDQSRSANLNGTAALARAAIDTGVRQFIFASSNRVYGAGRGKMVRETDPVEPGNNRFAVAKVAAEDLLIQLFEDQAASLCILRLSLTYGEGDTHLKETIPALKDWPQAKRMQMVHHADIAQAIKRCIVQRAKGIYNVTDDAPLSIAELRELHQLPSGSEAPVVDPWEMMVSNRKIREELGYRPCYPTFYSAYDAGTL; this is encoded by the coding sequence ATGTTAGATCAACAAAATCAAAATACCCTTAAGGTCCTGATTACCGGCGCGACCGGAAAAATAGGTAGCCGGTTAACGCCGCGGTTGCTGCAATGGGGCTATACTATAAGAGCCCTGGTAAGGGATGCCGGTGGCGCATCTGCTTTAAGGAGTATCGGCGTAGAGACTGTTACCGGTAACCTCCTTGATCCGGATTCGCTGAAGAACGCCGTCCAAGGCATGGACGTGGTGATACACCTGGCTACTTTTTACCAAGGCGCTACCGAAGATCAATCGCGGTCAGCCAATCTTAATGGTACCGCTGCACTGGCCCGGGCCGCCATTGATACGGGTGTCCGGCAGTTTATTTTCGCCAGTTCTAATCGTGTTTATGGTGCAGGCCGTGGCAAAATGGTCAGGGAAACTGATCCCGTAGAACCGGGGAACAACCGGTTCGCTGTAGCCAAAGTTGCTGCTGAAGATCTGCTCATCCAACTGTTCGAGGATCAGGCAGCGTCGCTTTGCATTTTACGGCTTTCCCTAACCTACGGCGAAGGCGACACTCACCTTAAAGAAACGATCCCTGCCCTGAAAGACTGGCCCCAGGCTAAGCGAATGCAGATGGTACACCATGCCGACATTGCGCAGGCAATAAAGCGGTGTATCGTTCAGCGGGCAAAAGGCATCTATAACGTTACCGATGATGCCCCTTTGAGCATCGCAGAACTGCGGGAGCTACATCAGCTACCTTCGGGTAGCGAAGCACCGGTGGTGGATCCCTGGGAAATGATGGTAAGCAACCGCAAGATCAGGGAAGAACTCGGTTATCGCCCCTGTTATCCTACCTTTTATTCGGCTTATGATGCAGGTACCTTATAA
- a CDS encoding MFS transporter: MMQVPYKTSNTERSTQYRLWVIIAIVALNSVGLALVLPLLPFLLGKYLPPGQVVVGMSLLLSVFGICTFFAAPVFGALSDRYGRKYILIISLLGSVLGYVLFGIGGALWVLFLGRIIDGLTAGNITILFAYIADTTEPKERAKWFGYIGAAMGIGKIGGPALGGLLGSINIGLPFYVTAGLIFISALAVYRLLPESLAKESRTAHLTLSNFNTFAHFKNVFSLRGIRLLLLSGILFYVGLSIFQFNFTVYLKDIYRWGPVAIGSVLTFVGICDILTRAWLLPLLLKRLQEKKVAVSGLTLLAIGLVMVLVSSYWHASVLIALAVSLIIIGEGLFDPVYNSRLSRSVAESEQGTLQGVNQSLQSANNVLVPLAAAGIYVYSPAALYLTAVIAIISATVIAVRSGFRSS, translated from the coding sequence ATGATGCAGGTACCTTATAAAACATCGAATACCGAACGGTCCACCCAATACCGTTTGTGGGTCATTATCGCTATTGTAGCGCTGAACTCGGTCGGGTTAGCACTGGTGCTACCGTTACTGCCTTTTCTGCTGGGCAAATACCTGCCGCCCGGGCAGGTGGTGGTGGGCATGAGCTTACTGCTATCCGTCTTCGGCATATGTACCTTTTTTGCCGCGCCGGTGTTTGGTGCGCTGAGTGACCGTTACGGCCGAAAGTATATCCTGATCATCAGCCTGCTCGGTTCAGTACTGGGTTATGTGCTGTTTGGCATTGGCGGGGCACTATGGGTGCTCTTCCTGGGGCGAATCATTGATGGCCTTACCGCAGGTAATATCACCATTCTGTTCGCCTACATCGCAGATACTACCGAACCTAAAGAACGGGCCAAATGGTTTGGCTATATCGGGGCAGCCATGGGTATTGGCAAGATCGGCGGACCCGCCCTGGGCGGACTATTGGGCAGCATTAATATCGGATTGCCATTTTACGTCACTGCCGGACTGATCTTCATTTCTGCGCTGGCCGTTTATCGGCTGCTGCCGGAATCACTGGCGAAAGAATCACGAACCGCCCACTTAACCCTAAGCAACTTCAATACCTTTGCCCATTTCAAAAATGTCTTTAGTTTACGTGGCATTCGGCTGTTGCTATTATCCGGCATTCTCTTTTATGTTGGCTTGAGCATCTTCCAGTTCAACTTTACCGTTTACCTGAAGGATATTTACCGCTGGGGGCCGGTGGCCATTGGCAGTGTGCTGACCTTTGTCGGCATCTGCGATATCCTTACCAGGGCCTGGCTGCTGCCCCTGCTGCTGAAACGCTTACAAGAAAAAAAGGTGGCTGTTTCGGGCCTAACATTGCTGGCCATTGGCCTTGTAATGGTGCTGGTTAGCAGCTATTGGCATGCATCTGTACTGATCGCGCTGGCGGTGAGCCTGATCATTATCGGCGAAGGCCTCTTCGACCCGGTTTATAACAGCCGGTTATCCAGGTCGGTAGCCGAAAGCGAGCAGGGGACATTACAAGGGGTAAACCAAAGTTTGCAATCGGCCAATAATGTGCTGGTGCCACTGGCCGCAGCAGGTATTTATGTTTACAGTCCTGCAGCTTTATACCTTACTGCTGTCATCGCCATAATTTCAGCGACCGTTATTGCGGTTCGGTCAGGGTTCAGAAGCTCATGA
- a CDS encoding SDR family oxidoreductase has translation MNNQQQAEQDIAGKIALVTGGTKGIGKAIADRLAAGGATVIVTARNQPDEAEFPYHFIAADLSRPEDVTNVAEEIIAQFGSIDILINNMGANTFPGGGFSTLNDENWDQAFQVNLFSSVRLDRALLPKMLERKSGVIIHISSTSGQFTIWESTMAYSSAKAALNAYSKALSDEVAPQGIRVVTVSPGLNKTEAMSNFLNDLAKNAGISVEEVTQNFFSRVGGVPLGRMARPEETAELVHFLVSPKASYITGANYFIDGGNFPVVK, from the coding sequence ATGAATAATCAACAACAAGCGGAGCAGGATATTGCAGGTAAAATCGCATTGGTAACCGGTGGTACGAAAGGAATTGGTAAAGCCATTGCAGACAGGTTAGCAGCAGGGGGTGCTACCGTAATTGTTACGGCACGTAACCAGCCGGATGAGGCAGAGTTTCCTTATCACTTCATTGCTGCAGACCTGTCCAGGCCGGAAGATGTAACGAATGTAGCAGAAGAAATTATCGCACAATTTGGCAGCATAGATATATTGATTAATAATATGGGTGCAAACACATTCCCCGGAGGTGGGTTTAGTACGCTGAATGATGAAAATTGGGATCAGGCATTTCAAGTCAACCTGTTCTCATCCGTAAGGCTGGACAGAGCCTTGTTACCTAAAATGCTGGAACGAAAAAGCGGAGTCATTATTCACATCTCATCTACCAGCGGCCAGTTTACTATCTGGGAGTCGACCATGGCTTACAGTTCGGCTAAGGCTGCTCTTAATGCTTACAGCAAAGCACTTTCTGACGAGGTAGCGCCACAGGGGATAAGGGTAGTAACTGTATCGCCCGGATTGAACAAAACAGAAGCCATGTCCAATTTCCTGAATGACCTGGCTAAGAATGCAGGAATTTCGGTAGAAGAGGTGACACAGAATTTTTTTAGCCGCGTGGGCGGCGTACCACTTGGCAGAATGGCCAGGCCGGAAGAAACGGCAGAACTGGTTCACTTTCTGGTGTCGCCTAAAGCATCCTATATTACCGGCGCAAATTATTTTATCGATGGTGGCAATTTTCCGGTGGTAAAATGA
- a CDS encoding winged helix-turn-helix transcriptional regulator produces the protein MRKALQNPDNCAVVRTMGYVGGKWKPIVLIRILTGVKVRFGKLAVQMPDISRKILAQQLKELEEDGLILRHSYMEKPPRVEYELSDLGKTLIPVLKAMHDWGAQMEDPATRSTWDPVIT, from the coding sequence ATGAGAAAAGCACTTCAGAACCCCGACAACTGCGCCGTTGTGCGTACCATGGGATATGTTGGCGGCAAGTGGAAGCCCATTGTATTGATCAGGATACTTACCGGTGTAAAGGTCCGTTTTGGTAAACTGGCGGTACAAATGCCCGACATTTCACGGAAGATACTTGCACAGCAACTCAAAGAGTTAGAGGAAGACGGTTTGATCCTACGGCACAGCTACATGGAAAAGCCGCCACGAGTAGAGTATGAACTGAGCGATCTTGGCAAAACGCTGATACCTGTATTAAAAGCCATGCATGATTGGGGAGCCCAGATGGAAGACCCCGCGACACGGAGTACGTGGGATCCTGTAATTACATAG
- a CDS encoding DUF389 domain-containing protein, giving the protein MNEIAKRIQYFLTHRFNLQEDKADEAEIITSIRKNIDFRGANLWALIFAIFIASIGLNVNSTAVIIGAMLISPIMGPVMGIGLGIGINDLSMVKKGGKNLLVATLVSIITSSIYFSITPLHEAQSELLARTSPSIWDVFIAFFGGLAGMVAASRKEKNNVVPGVAIATALMPPLCTAGFGIATGNWLYVLGAFYLYFINSVFIAIATYLMSRYLNLQRTHFDDPAVQKKVSRYLIIIVILTILPSIYMAYRIVNKSIFENNARKFVEEEFHFHNTQVVSKTFTYTNAQKTIDILLIGSVLDKPVIDSLKHRMNNYRLRNVQLKIRQGLNAKQEIDFSQIKASILEDIFNSRTKPDTIRLAPKSVNQDSTVLTELMVLYPSVTNFGVSKVAVQRPDTNLVDTQRVALIRFKKPQRNADIEKLQLWLRKRYRSPQLKLITQ; this is encoded by the coding sequence ATGAACGAAATTGCTAAACGGATACAATACTTCCTCACACACCGTTTTAATTTACAGGAAGATAAAGCTGACGAGGCGGAGATAATTACGAGCATACGTAAGAATATTGATTTTCGAGGTGCAAATCTGTGGGCACTAATTTTCGCCATATTTATTGCCTCTATCGGCCTCAATGTCAATTCTACAGCAGTGATTATCGGCGCTATGTTGATCTCGCCGATAATGGGGCCAGTAATGGGCATAGGTTTGGGTATTGGCATCAACGATCTTTCTATGGTAAAGAAGGGGGGCAAAAACCTGCTGGTCGCAACCCTTGTCAGTATTATAACTTCAAGTATCTACTTCTCCATTACTCCACTTCACGAAGCGCAGTCTGAATTACTTGCCCGTACATCGCCTTCCATCTGGGATGTGTTTATCGCTTTCTTTGGCGGTTTAGCTGGTATGGTTGCCGCGTCGCGGAAAGAAAAGAATAACGTAGTGCCAGGTGTAGCTATCGCCACTGCGTTAATGCCTCCACTTTGTACAGCAGGATTTGGCATTGCAACCGGTAACTGGCTATATGTTTTAGGTGCATTTTATCTTTATTTTATCAATAGCGTATTTATCGCCATTGCAACTTACCTGATGTCGCGTTACCTCAACTTGCAGCGTACACATTTTGACGATCCCGCCGTCCAGAAAAAAGTAAGCAGGTATCTGATTATTATTGTGATATTAACAATCCTCCCAAGCATTTACATGGCCTATCGTATTGTTAATAAAAGTATTTTTGAGAATAACGCCCGCAAATTTGTGGAGGAAGAATTTCACTTTCATAATACCCAGGTGGTTTCCAAAACCTTCACGTATACTAACGCTCAAAAAACCATCGACATTTTATTGATAGGCTCTGTATTGGATAAACCGGTAATCGACTCCCTGAAGCACCGAATGAATAATTATCGTCTGCGTAATGTACAATTGAAAATTCGTCAGGGGCTTAATGCTAAACAGGAAATCGACTTTTCACAGATCAAGGCCAGTATTCTTGAGGATATATTCAACAGCCGAACAAAGCCTGACACGATCAGGTTAGCGCCAAAATCAGTTAATCAAGATAGCACTGTGCTTACAGAGTTAATGGTGCTTTACCCATCAGTAACCAATTTTGGGGTTAGTAAGGTCGCTGTTCAACGTCCGGACACCAACCTGGTAGATACCCAGCGTGTCGCACTGATTCGGTTTAAAAAACCACAACGTAACGCAGACATTGAAAAATTACAACTTTGGTTACGAAAGCGATATCGTTCACCTCAACTAAAATTGATTACTCAATGA